From a region of the Hemibagrus wyckioides isolate EC202008001 linkage group LG06, SWU_Hwy_1.0, whole genome shotgun sequence genome:
- the LOC131353831 gene encoding uncharacterized protein F54H12.2-like: MLGDRLISQSSSTYAYRAAFECLLNYGKETLESQFCTGLFYKDTAGHMDATDPEGRNEGLKQRVRFTVESNTFDLIGHIHSDIFFQDKLLLNGVDLRIKMVRSKDEFCLMKEGNGSFTLKMINAALFVKKVTVSPPIRIGHARALGTATAKYPIERVCMKTFSLPAGSRHCSQENVFLGPLPKSLIFRLVDNDAFSGAFKKNPFNFKHYDTEFVALYVDGTQYPAKPFQPDFRSGNAIREFYSLIQASGKQLKDQPLAINREEYSNGYTLFAFNLNPEDDCGQHLSLIKSGNMGLELRFHVPLPRTVNLIVYTSFDSILEINNRRNVLIDYQ; encoded by the coding sequence ATGCTTGGGGACCGACTTATTTCACAATCAAGCAGTACTTATGCTTACCGCGCTGCATTTGAATGTCTGCTCAATTATGGTAAAGAAACGTTGGAATCACAATTTTGCACAGGATTATTCTATAAGGACACCGCAGGACATATGGACGCCACTGACCCCGAGGGGCGAAATGAGGGTCTTAAGCAAAGGGTTCGATTCACCGTTGAAAGCAACACGTTTGATCTGATCGGACACATTCACTCGGATATATTTTTTCAAGATAAACTGTTGTTGAACGGTGTggatttaagaattaaaatggTTCGTAGTAAAGACGAATTTTGTTTGATGAAGGAAGGCAACGGAAGTTTCACTCTAAAAATGATCAACGCAGCCCTGTTTGTCAAGAAAGTTACCGTTTCTCCACCTATACGAATAGGTCACGCGAGAGCTCTTGGCACAGCCACGGCTAAGTATCCGATCGAGAGAGTTTGTATGAAAACCTTTAGCTTACCAGCGGGGAGTCGCCATTGTTCTCAAGAAAACGTCTTCCTCGGACCTTTACCTAAAAGTTTAATTTTCAGATTAGTAGACAACGACGCCTTCAGCGGGGCGTTCAAGAAAAACCcttttaattttaaacattacGATACAGAGTTTGTGGCTCTGTACGTGGACGGAACTCAATACCCTGCAAAACCGTTTCAACCTGATTTTCGATCCGGTAATGCGATTCGTGAATTCTATTCTTTAATTCAAGCATCGGGAAAGCAACTAAAGGATCAACCGTTGGCTATAAACAGAGAAGAGTATTCGAACGGATATACTTTATTTGCATTCAACCTCAACCCCGAGGATGATTGTGGTCAACATTTGTCATTAATAAAGTCGGGGAACATGGGACTGGAACTCAGATTTCACGTCCCCCTACCGAGAACAGTGAATCTCATCGTCTACACCAGTTTTGACAGTATTCTTGAAATAAACAACCGGAGAAACGTGCTCATCGATTACCAGTAA
- the LOC131355268 gene encoding dynein regulatory complex subunit 4-like isoform X1: MFQPPKKDTKSVKGKSVTAVNGLSSKKEQPPKKDTKSVKGKSVTVVNGLSSKKEQPPKKDTKSVKGKSVTAVNGLSSEKEQLEEQIIQLRVELEQEREQSDYYQHERDKIHAIWEVTKSQLEEKKAVIRIREHELEVAEERHQAEIKMYEKKEKCLLYEQQNRLTELKAEEVAATKLREKEQTDLENELRRGMRSLKMQLKEQKSSYENYIKNLKLSHDKELTKLRNEFEERVQVIKAACANDLKKQRQEQDLRQKTELHEIKQRKSAHSNTLIKNHEKAFTDMKNFYSDITRRNVDQISSLQEQVEEMKKNEMILKSEMAAVRKENKRLTGQQKATEEVSELKKQLAIYKQDKALQARARTHLKVLEKEVKDLKYHNEVLEQLLNEMQQERDELNQNCNKAILEVQQKSSFKNLLLERKLDTLTDLMEKKDAQLDEARRMNTLVERMKADIQKGCDFLNHPKMLKDHYKKLQSYILEEENVQQMLINSIPGDVTEEIPTGVHRCGQATAHRNAKEKLDKRRGQPRLSGVVRLPPI, translated from the exons atgtttcagccaccaaaaaaggacacaaagtCTGTGAAAGGAAAGTCTGTGACTGCAGTCAACGGACTTTCTTCAAAGAAGGAACAG ccaccaaaaaaggacacaaagtCTGTGAAAGGAAAGTCTGTGACTGTAGTCAATGGACTTTCTTCAAAGAAGGAACAG ccaccaaaaaaggacacaaagtCTGTGAAAGGAAAGTCTGTGACTGCAGTCAATGGACTTTCTTCAGAGAAGGAACAG CTGGAAGAACAGATTATCCAGCTGCGTGTGGAGCTGGAGCAGGAACGAGAACAGAGTGATTATTACCAGCATGAGAGAGACAAGATACATGCTATTTGGGAGGTCACCAAAAGTCAACTGGAGGAGAAGAAAGCTGTCATCAGGATCAGGGAACACGAATTGGAAGTAGCTGAAGAGCGCCATCAGGCTGAAATCAAG ATGTacgagaagaaagaaaaatgcttGCTCTACGAACAACAAAATCGCCTTACAGAACTTAAGGCAGAAGAAGTGGCTGCCACCAAACTCCGGGAGAAAGAGCAGACAGACCTGGAGAATGAGCTGCGGAGAGGCATGCGCAGCCTGAAaatgcagctgaaagaacagaaGTCCTCCTATGAGAACTACATCAAGAACCTAAAACTG AGCCACGATAAGGAACTCACAAAGCTGAGAAATGAATTTGAGGAGAGAGTACAAG TAATCAAGGCTGCATGTGCGAATGACTTGAAAAAACAGCGACAGGAGCAAGACCTGAGGCAAAAGACTGAGCTCCATGAAATCAAGCAAAGGAAGAGCGCCcactctaacacactgataaaaaacCACGAGAAAGCTTTCACTGATATGAAGAATTTTTACAGTGATATCACTCGTAGGAACGTTGACCAAATCAGCTCACTTCAG GAGCAAGTGGAGGAGATGAAGAAAAACGAGATGATCCTGAAGAGTGAGATGGCTGCAGTGCGGAAGGAGAACAAGCGTCTGACTGGGCAGCAGAAAGCCACGGAAGAAGTGTCTGAGCTAAAGAAGCAGCTTGCAATCTATAAACAGGACAAAGCCTTACAGGCC AGAGCGAGAACACATCTCAAAGTTTTGGAGAAAGAGGTGAAGGACCTGAAATACCACAATGAAGTGCTGGAGCAGTTACTCAAtgag ATGCAGCAGGAGCGCGATGAACTCAACCAGAACTGCAACAAGGCCATCCTGGAGGTGCAGCAGAAAAGCAGCTTTAAGAACCTGCTTCTGGAGAGGAAACTGGACACTCTTACAGACCTTATGGAGAAGAAAGATGCACAGCTTGATGAG GCCAGACGCATGAATACTCTGGTGGAAAGAATGAAGGCTGACATCCAAAAGGGCTGTGACTTCCTCAATCACCCAAAGATGCTGAAAGATCACTACAAGAAACTCCAAAGCTACATCCTTGAAGAAGAAAATGTCCAGCAAATGTTGAT CAACAGTATCCCTGGAGACGTCACTGAAGAAATCCCTACAGGAGTCCATAGGTGTGGTCAAGCAACAGCGCACAGAAATGCTAAGGAGAAACTGGATAAAAGACGAGGACAGCCTCGTTTATCAGGCGTTGTACGACTTCCACCCATTTAA
- the LOC131355268 gene encoding dynein regulatory complex subunit 4-like isoform X2 encodes MPPKKDTKSVKGKSVTAVNGLSSKKEQPPKKDTKSVKGKSVTVVNGLSSKKEQPPKKDTKSVKGKSVTAVNGLSSEKEQLEEQIIQLRVELEQEREQSDYYQHERDKIHAIWEVTKSQLEEKKAVIRIREHELEVAEERHQAEIKMYEKKEKCLLYEQQNRLTELKAEEVAATKLREKEQTDLENELRRGMRSLKMQLKEQKSSYENYIKNLKLSHDKELTKLRNEFEERVQVIKAACANDLKKQRQEQDLRQKTELHEIKQRKSAHSNTLIKNHEKAFTDMKNFYSDITRRNVDQISSLQEQVEEMKKNEMILKSEMAAVRKENKRLTGQQKATEEVSELKKQLAIYKQDKALQARARTHLKVLEKEVKDLKYHNEVLEQLLNEMQQERDELNQNCNKAILEVQQKSSFKNLLLERKLDTLTDLMEKKDAQLDEARRMNTLVERMKADIQKGCDFLNHPKMLKDHYKKLQSYILEEENVQQMLINSIPGDVTEEIPTGVHRCGQATAHRNAKEKLDKRRGQPRLSGVVRLPPI; translated from the exons ATG ccaccaaaaaaggacacaaagtCTGTGAAAGGAAAGTCTGTGACTGCAGTCAACGGACTTTCTTCAAAGAAGGAACAG ccaccaaaaaaggacacaaagtCTGTGAAAGGAAAGTCTGTGACTGTAGTCAATGGACTTTCTTCAAAGAAGGAACAG ccaccaaaaaaggacacaaagtCTGTGAAAGGAAAGTCTGTGACTGCAGTCAATGGACTTTCTTCAGAGAAGGAACAG CTGGAAGAACAGATTATCCAGCTGCGTGTGGAGCTGGAGCAGGAACGAGAACAGAGTGATTATTACCAGCATGAGAGAGACAAGATACATGCTATTTGGGAGGTCACCAAAAGTCAACTGGAGGAGAAGAAAGCTGTCATCAGGATCAGGGAACACGAATTGGAAGTAGCTGAAGAGCGCCATCAGGCTGAAATCAAG ATGTacgagaagaaagaaaaatgcttGCTCTACGAACAACAAAATCGCCTTACAGAACTTAAGGCAGAAGAAGTGGCTGCCACCAAACTCCGGGAGAAAGAGCAGACAGACCTGGAGAATGAGCTGCGGAGAGGCATGCGCAGCCTGAAaatgcagctgaaagaacagaaGTCCTCCTATGAGAACTACATCAAGAACCTAAAACTG AGCCACGATAAGGAACTCACAAAGCTGAGAAATGAATTTGAGGAGAGAGTACAAG TAATCAAGGCTGCATGTGCGAATGACTTGAAAAAACAGCGACAGGAGCAAGACCTGAGGCAAAAGACTGAGCTCCATGAAATCAAGCAAAGGAAGAGCGCCcactctaacacactgataaaaaacCACGAGAAAGCTTTCACTGATATGAAGAATTTTTACAGTGATATCACTCGTAGGAACGTTGACCAAATCAGCTCACTTCAG GAGCAAGTGGAGGAGATGAAGAAAAACGAGATGATCCTGAAGAGTGAGATGGCTGCAGTGCGGAAGGAGAACAAGCGTCTGACTGGGCAGCAGAAAGCCACGGAAGAAGTGTCTGAGCTAAAGAAGCAGCTTGCAATCTATAAACAGGACAAAGCCTTACAGGCC AGAGCGAGAACACATCTCAAAGTTTTGGAGAAAGAGGTGAAGGACCTGAAATACCACAATGAAGTGCTGGAGCAGTTACTCAAtgag ATGCAGCAGGAGCGCGATGAACTCAACCAGAACTGCAACAAGGCCATCCTGGAGGTGCAGCAGAAAAGCAGCTTTAAGAACCTGCTTCTGGAGAGGAAACTGGACACTCTTACAGACCTTATGGAGAAGAAAGATGCACAGCTTGATGAG GCCAGACGCATGAATACTCTGGTGGAAAGAATGAAGGCTGACATCCAAAAGGGCTGTGACTTCCTCAATCACCCAAAGATGCTGAAAGATCACTACAAGAAACTCCAAAGCTACATCCTTGAAGAAGAAAATGTCCAGCAAATGTTGAT CAACAGTATCCCTGGAGACGTCACTGAAGAAATCCCTACAGGAGTCCATAGGTGTGGTCAAGCAACAGCGCACAGAAATGCTAAGGAGAAACTGGATAAAAGACGAGGACAGCCTCGTTTATCAGGCGTTGTACGACTTCCACCCATTTAA
- the LOC131355268 gene encoding dynein regulatory complex subunit 4-like isoform X4, with product MPPKKDTKSVKGKSVTAVNGLSSKKEQPPKKDTKSVKGKSVTAVNGLSSEKEQLEEQIIQLRVELEQEREQSDYYQHERDKIHAIWEVTKSQLEEKKAVIRIREHELEVAEERHQAEIKMYEKKEKCLLYEQQNRLTELKAEEVAATKLREKEQTDLENELRRGMRSLKMQLKEQKSSYENYIKNLKLSHDKELTKLRNEFEERVQVIKAACANDLKKQRQEQDLRQKTELHEIKQRKSAHSNTLIKNHEKAFTDMKNFYSDITRRNVDQISSLQEQVEEMKKNEMILKSEMAAVRKENKRLTGQQKATEEVSELKKQLAIYKQDKALQARARTHLKVLEKEVKDLKYHNEVLEQLLNEMQQERDELNQNCNKAILEVQQKSSFKNLLLERKLDTLTDLMEKKDAQLDEARRMNTLVERMKADIQKGCDFLNHPKMLKDHYKKLQSYILEEENVQQMLINSIPGDVTEEIPTGVHRCGQATAHRNAKEKLDKRRGQPRLSGVVRLPPI from the exons ATG ccaccaaaaaaggacacaaagtCTGTGAAAGGAAAGTCTGTGACTGCAGTCAACGGACTTTCTTCAAAGAAGGAACAG ccaccaaaaaaggacacaaagtCTGTGAAAGGAAAGTCTGTGACTGCAGTCAATGGACTTTCTTCAGAGAAGGAACAG CTGGAAGAACAGATTATCCAGCTGCGTGTGGAGCTGGAGCAGGAACGAGAACAGAGTGATTATTACCAGCATGAGAGAGACAAGATACATGCTATTTGGGAGGTCACCAAAAGTCAACTGGAGGAGAAGAAAGCTGTCATCAGGATCAGGGAACACGAATTGGAAGTAGCTGAAGAGCGCCATCAGGCTGAAATCAAG ATGTacgagaagaaagaaaaatgcttGCTCTACGAACAACAAAATCGCCTTACAGAACTTAAGGCAGAAGAAGTGGCTGCCACCAAACTCCGGGAGAAAGAGCAGACAGACCTGGAGAATGAGCTGCGGAGAGGCATGCGCAGCCTGAAaatgcagctgaaagaacagaaGTCCTCCTATGAGAACTACATCAAGAACCTAAAACTG AGCCACGATAAGGAACTCACAAAGCTGAGAAATGAATTTGAGGAGAGAGTACAAG TAATCAAGGCTGCATGTGCGAATGACTTGAAAAAACAGCGACAGGAGCAAGACCTGAGGCAAAAGACTGAGCTCCATGAAATCAAGCAAAGGAAGAGCGCCcactctaacacactgataaaaaacCACGAGAAAGCTTTCACTGATATGAAGAATTTTTACAGTGATATCACTCGTAGGAACGTTGACCAAATCAGCTCACTTCAG GAGCAAGTGGAGGAGATGAAGAAAAACGAGATGATCCTGAAGAGTGAGATGGCTGCAGTGCGGAAGGAGAACAAGCGTCTGACTGGGCAGCAGAAAGCCACGGAAGAAGTGTCTGAGCTAAAGAAGCAGCTTGCAATCTATAAACAGGACAAAGCCTTACAGGCC AGAGCGAGAACACATCTCAAAGTTTTGGAGAAAGAGGTGAAGGACCTGAAATACCACAATGAAGTGCTGGAGCAGTTACTCAAtgag ATGCAGCAGGAGCGCGATGAACTCAACCAGAACTGCAACAAGGCCATCCTGGAGGTGCAGCAGAAAAGCAGCTTTAAGAACCTGCTTCTGGAGAGGAAACTGGACACTCTTACAGACCTTATGGAGAAGAAAGATGCACAGCTTGATGAG GCCAGACGCATGAATACTCTGGTGGAAAGAATGAAGGCTGACATCCAAAAGGGCTGTGACTTCCTCAATCACCCAAAGATGCTGAAAGATCACTACAAGAAACTCCAAAGCTACATCCTTGAAGAAGAAAATGTCCAGCAAATGTTGAT CAACAGTATCCCTGGAGACGTCACTGAAGAAATCCCTACAGGAGTCCATAGGTGTGGTCAAGCAACAGCGCACAGAAATGCTAAGGAGAAACTGGATAAAAGACGAGGACAGCCTCGTTTATCAGGCGTTGTACGACTTCCACCCATTTAA
- the LOC131355268 gene encoding dynein regulatory complex subunit 4-like isoform X3, with product MFQPPKKDTKSVKGKSVTAVNGLSSKKEQPPKKDTKSVKGKSVTAVNGLSSEKEQLEEQIIQLRVELEQEREQSDYYQHERDKIHAIWEVTKSQLEEKKAVIRIREHELEVAEERHQAEIKMYEKKEKCLLYEQQNRLTELKAEEVAATKLREKEQTDLENELRRGMRSLKMQLKEQKSSYENYIKNLKLSHDKELTKLRNEFEERVQVIKAACANDLKKQRQEQDLRQKTELHEIKQRKSAHSNTLIKNHEKAFTDMKNFYSDITRRNVDQISSLQEQVEEMKKNEMILKSEMAAVRKENKRLTGQQKATEEVSELKKQLAIYKQDKALQARARTHLKVLEKEVKDLKYHNEVLEQLLNEMQQERDELNQNCNKAILEVQQKSSFKNLLLERKLDTLTDLMEKKDAQLDEARRMNTLVERMKADIQKGCDFLNHPKMLKDHYKKLQSYILEEENVQQMLINSIPGDVTEEIPTGVHRCGQATAHRNAKEKLDKRRGQPRLSGVVRLPPI from the exons atgtttcagccaccaaaaaaggacacaaagtCTGTGAAAGGAAAGTCTGTGACTGCAGTCAACGGACTTTCTTCAAAGAAGGAACAG ccaccaaaaaaggacacaaagtCTGTGAAAGGAAAGTCTGTGACTGCAGTCAATGGACTTTCTTCAGAGAAGGAACAG CTGGAAGAACAGATTATCCAGCTGCGTGTGGAGCTGGAGCAGGAACGAGAACAGAGTGATTATTACCAGCATGAGAGAGACAAGATACATGCTATTTGGGAGGTCACCAAAAGTCAACTGGAGGAGAAGAAAGCTGTCATCAGGATCAGGGAACACGAATTGGAAGTAGCTGAAGAGCGCCATCAGGCTGAAATCAAG ATGTacgagaagaaagaaaaatgcttGCTCTACGAACAACAAAATCGCCTTACAGAACTTAAGGCAGAAGAAGTGGCTGCCACCAAACTCCGGGAGAAAGAGCAGACAGACCTGGAGAATGAGCTGCGGAGAGGCATGCGCAGCCTGAAaatgcagctgaaagaacagaaGTCCTCCTATGAGAACTACATCAAGAACCTAAAACTG AGCCACGATAAGGAACTCACAAAGCTGAGAAATGAATTTGAGGAGAGAGTACAAG TAATCAAGGCTGCATGTGCGAATGACTTGAAAAAACAGCGACAGGAGCAAGACCTGAGGCAAAAGACTGAGCTCCATGAAATCAAGCAAAGGAAGAGCGCCcactctaacacactgataaaaaacCACGAGAAAGCTTTCACTGATATGAAGAATTTTTACAGTGATATCACTCGTAGGAACGTTGACCAAATCAGCTCACTTCAG GAGCAAGTGGAGGAGATGAAGAAAAACGAGATGATCCTGAAGAGTGAGATGGCTGCAGTGCGGAAGGAGAACAAGCGTCTGACTGGGCAGCAGAAAGCCACGGAAGAAGTGTCTGAGCTAAAGAAGCAGCTTGCAATCTATAAACAGGACAAAGCCTTACAGGCC AGAGCGAGAACACATCTCAAAGTTTTGGAGAAAGAGGTGAAGGACCTGAAATACCACAATGAAGTGCTGGAGCAGTTACTCAAtgag ATGCAGCAGGAGCGCGATGAACTCAACCAGAACTGCAACAAGGCCATCCTGGAGGTGCAGCAGAAAAGCAGCTTTAAGAACCTGCTTCTGGAGAGGAAACTGGACACTCTTACAGACCTTATGGAGAAGAAAGATGCACAGCTTGATGAG GCCAGACGCATGAATACTCTGGTGGAAAGAATGAAGGCTGACATCCAAAAGGGCTGTGACTTCCTCAATCACCCAAAGATGCTGAAAGATCACTACAAGAAACTCCAAAGCTACATCCTTGAAGAAGAAAATGTCCAGCAAATGTTGAT CAACAGTATCCCTGGAGACGTCACTGAAGAAATCCCTACAGGAGTCCATAGGTGTGGTCAAGCAACAGCGCACAGAAATGCTAAGGAGAAACTGGATAAAAGACGAGGACAGCCTCGTTTATCAGGCGTTGTACGACTTCCACCCATTTAA
- the LOC131353832 gene encoding zinc finger protein 239-like, with product MEPPEMELTNSQQSSSGTSLSNRRVKKEFHHCSLCGINFTRKGNLQQHQRIHTGEKPYHCSDCGMSFSQNNTLQRHQRIHTGEKPYFCSDCGMSFSQKSNLHQHQRIHTEEKPYLCSHCGMTFSQKSNLQHHQRTHTGEKPYQCSACGMSFSQKRALQQHQRIHTGDKPYQCSDCGMSFSWKSNLLRHQRIHTGVKPYYCSECGMSFSHKSTLQQHQHIHTGVKPYRCSDCGMTFSWKNNLHRHQRIHTGVKP from the coding sequence ATGGAACCTCCAGAGATGGAACTCACCAACAGTCAGCAAAGCTCATCTGGCACATCCCTCAGTAACAGACgagtaaagaaagaatttcaccaCTGCTCACTGTGTGGGATAAATTTCACTCGCAAGGGAAATCTCCAGCAACATCAGCGCATTCATAcgggagagaagccgtatcacTGCTCTGACTGTGGGATGAGTTTCAGTCAGAATAACACTCTCCAAcgacaccagcgcattcacacaggtgAAAAGCCCTATTTCTGCTCAGACTGTGGGATGAGTTTCAGCCAGAAAAGTAATCTCCATCAACACCAGCGTATTCACACCGAAGAGAAGCCATACCTCTGCTCACACTGTGGGATGACTTTCAGCCAGAAGAGTAATCTTCAACATCACCAGCGCACTCACACgggagagaagccatatcagTGCTCAGCCTGTGGGATGAGTTTCAGTCAGAAGAGAGCTCTCCAACAGCACCAGCGTATTCACACAGGAGACAAGCCTTATCAGTGCTCAGACTGTGGGATGAGTTTCAGTTGGAAGAGCAATCTTCTACGACatcagcgcattcacacaggggTGAAGCCATATTACTGCTCAGAGTGCGGGATGAGCTTCAGTCACAAGAGTACTCTTCAACAGCACCAGCACATTCACACAGGAGTGAAGCCGTATCGCTGCTCAGACTGTGGGATGACTTTCAGTTGGAAGAATAATCTCCATcgacaccagcgcattcacacaggagtgaAGCCATAA